The following are from one region of the Cyanobacterium sp. T60_A2020_053 genome:
- a CDS encoding PilN domain-containing protein has protein sequence MYNIDVNFLKDRKLDGQTQTTKTASFKKKETPFSERVPLLIGSGVAVAFIAMVGGGLVLLNNQKTGWEAEIAQLDTEIQQLQGQNTRITEIEQQIQGVNQQINSLVSVFDNIKPWSALLEEIAAVTPANVQIQSLTQSGATGLTISGFANSYDDVNDFVLTLKSSPLLNAEATRLTSTSLGANPANVIRSRAEIPTAEGEPAPSTVADTAPVDESINVTLNEGATFNITTELAPVPSTEVVNLLAERGAIGLVSRINALNRLGALDLEPITQEAQPTE, from the coding sequence ATGTACAATATTGATGTTAACTTTCTTAAGGATCGTAAACTAGACGGACAAACTCAAACTACTAAAACTGCTAGTTTTAAGAAAAAAGAAACTCCCTTTAGTGAGAGAGTACCTTTATTGATCGGTTCTGGGGTAGCCGTGGCTTTCATTGCTATGGTGGGTGGTGGTTTGGTGTTGTTGAACAACCAAAAAACTGGTTGGGAAGCTGAAATTGCTCAGTTGGACACAGAAATTCAACAGCTACAGGGGCAAAATACACGCATTACTGAAATTGAACAGCAGATTCAAGGGGTTAATCAACAAATTAATAGTTTGGTGAGCGTTTTTGATAATATTAAACCTTGGTCAGCTTTATTGGAGGAAATTGCGGCGGTAACTCCTGCCAATGTGCAAATTCAGTCTCTGACTCAGTCGGGCGCTACGGGGTTAACCATTTCTGGTTTTGCTAATTCTTATGATGATGTCAATGATTTTGTTTTAACCTTAAAAAGTTCCCCGTTATTAAATGCTGAAGCCACCAGATTAACTTCCACCAGTTTAGGAGCTAATCCAGCTAATGTGATTCGCTCTCGTGCGGAAATTCCCACGGCAGAGGGTGAACCAGCGCCCTCCACCGTGGCTGATACTGCACCGGTGGATGAATCAATCAATGTTACTCTCAACGAAGGGGCGACTTTTAACATTACCACGGAGTTAGCGCCCGTGCCTTCTACGGAAGTGGTTAACTTATTAGCAGAAAGAGGGGCCATTGGTTTGGTAAGTCGCATTAATGCTTTGAATCGGTTAGGGGCGCTGGACCTAGAACCGATTACCCAAGAAGCACAACCCACAGAATAA
- a CDS encoding serine acetyltransferase has protein sequence MKEFAKKTREIIILLFYLPLGISFYFTSEKSLITQDINRWIKCLNISSKNSDLINLLSLSYQAPEFRNLYYFRLLKGNLQGKIFMYILKIFYRPFNYFFLDNSCDIGGGLFIQHGFSTIIMADLGENCWINQQVTIGYKDKTGRPKIGNNVRITAGAKVLGNITIGDNVVVGANAVVTKNVPDNCVVVGIPAHIIKRNGEKVNEKLA, from the coding sequence ATGAAAGAATTTGCTAAAAAAACTAGAGAAATAATAATATTATTATTCTATTTACCATTAGGAATTAGTTTTTATTTTACTTCAGAAAAATCTCTTATTACTCAAGATATAAATAGGTGGATAAAGTGTTTAAATATTTCTTCAAAAAACAGTGATTTAATTAATTTACTTAGTCTATCATATCAAGCTCCTGAGTTTCGTAATCTCTATTATTTTAGGTTGTTAAAAGGCAATTTACAAGGTAAAATTTTCATGTATATATTAAAAATCTTTTATCGCCCTTTTAATTACTTTTTTTTAGATAATTCCTGTGATATTGGTGGAGGTTTATTTATTCAGCATGGTTTCAGCACCATTATTATGGCTGATTTGGGCGAAAATTGTTGGATTAATCAGCAAGTTACTATCGGTTACAAAGATAAAACAGGAAGACCAAAAATCGGCAATAATGTTCGTATTACTGCTGGGGCAAAAGTCTTAGGTAATATTACCATTGGTGATAATGTGGTGGTGGGCGCTAATGCAGTGGTTACAAAAAATGTCCCTGATAACTGTGTTGTAGTTGGTATTCCAGCGCACATCATCAAAAGGAATGGTGAGAAAGTTAATGAAAAATTAGCATGA
- a CDS encoding L-threonylcarbamoyladenylate synthase, with amino-acid sequence MSEIQIKSIDIIPKIISDLHDGEIVALHTDMVYILLANGLNSDACEKIHKLKRWNPRKPLTLLSNQKKLPEYAQLDNNAQILANQFPLPISLIVPHRNNLSEIVTAGHNTIFVSCPDNFTYRLVEKCSFPIVAGTASFGGDFRANNAKVTEQFFGNNVALIIDGGDSKERIRTTLIDCHLPLPTIMNFGLISYDELRLILPHIELPSHLRK; translated from the coding sequence ATGAGTGAAATTCAGATTAAGTCTATTGACATTATTCCCAAAATCATTAGTGACCTTCATGACGGTGAAATAGTAGCTTTGCATACTGATATGGTTTATATTCTTCTAGCCAATGGATTAAATTCTGATGCTTGTGAGAAAATTCATAAACTTAAAAGATGGAATCCTCGTAAACCTCTGACGTTGCTATCTAATCAGAAAAAACTACCTGAATATGCTCAACTAGATAATAATGCTCAAATCTTAGCTAATCAATTTCCGCTACCTATTAGTCTTATTGTTCCTCATCGCAATAATCTTTCTGAGATTGTCACAGCAGGACATAATACTATTTTTGTTTCTTGCCCTGATAACTTTACCTACAGGCTAGTGGAAAAATGTTCCTTCCCTATCGTTGCAGGAACAGCTAGTTTTGGTGGCGATTTTAGAGCTAATAATGCCAAAGTTACTGAGCAATTCTTCGGCAATAATGTAGCTCTAATTATTGATGGTGGCGATTCAAAAGAACGCATTAGAACTACTTTAATTGACTGTCACTTACCTTTACCTACAATTATGAATTTTGGTCTAATTTCTTATGATGAATTACGCTTAATCCTTCCCCATATTGAATTGCCTTCTCATTTGCGTAAATAG
- a CDS encoding pentapeptide repeat-containing protein, with product MIISYCVNPSCPNPKNHPKLKKCYACGSSLILNKRYRVIKTLGKGGFGATFVGVDLTLVGNPLCVVKQLRPATDDPQAFKMALSLFRREAKTLDKISHPQIPKLMNYFVHENEFYLIQELINGRNLQKEIKQEGVYGELAVKRFLVEMTPVIQYIHSQKVIHRDLKPANILRQKKDAKLILIDFGAVKDQVNTQLAQTYGQTALTKFAVGTMGYAPPEQMAMRPIFSSDIYALGATCIYLLTGKSPKNFDRDPDSGALIWQNEVTVSPGLKKILTKMLEPDVRERFKTADELWTALDVTSFEQSMSVSASTKGFVGVEGDDLTVSDGSSLTGASSATEQLRRAITNRRSQNAVKRNVTIKWDQDTFTSAYHNGKKDFSDQELSNLNFSGLKLGRFVFRNAQLEDIVCVESNFSQANFYNASLKGADFTNANLFQTYLAKANLEGADFRGANLASADFTNANLKDANFCGANLKNAKVNQSQLKEAKINWGTTFPDGNRRWWKVF from the coding sequence ATGATTATTAGTTATTGTGTCAATCCCAGTTGTCCTAATCCCAAAAACCACCCTAAGTTAAAAAAGTGTTATGCCTGTGGTTCTAGTTTAATTTTAAATAAGCGTTATCGAGTAATTAAAACATTAGGTAAGGGGGGATTTGGGGCGACTTTTGTGGGAGTTGATTTGACCTTAGTTGGTAATCCTCTTTGTGTAGTGAAGCAGTTACGCCCAGCGACGGATGATCCTCAAGCATTCAAGATGGCTTTGAGTTTGTTTAGGCGAGAAGCCAAAACTCTCGATAAAATTAGTCATCCACAAATTCCTAAATTGATGAATTATTTTGTCCATGAAAATGAATTTTATTTAATTCAAGAGTTAATTAATGGGCGAAATTTACAGAAGGAAATCAAGCAGGAAGGCGTTTACGGAGAGTTGGCGGTTAAGCGTTTCTTAGTGGAGATGACTCCGGTTATCCAATATATTCACTCGCAAAAGGTGATCCATCGTGATCTGAAACCTGCTAATATTTTGCGTCAAAAAAAGGATGCTAAATTAATTTTGATTGATTTTGGGGCGGTGAAAGATCAGGTTAATACGCAATTGGCTCAAACCTATGGGCAGACTGCTTTAACTAAGTTTGCGGTGGGTACAATGGGTTATGCACCTCCTGAACAAATGGCGATGCGTCCCATTTTTTCTAGTGATATTTATGCTTTGGGTGCGACTTGTATTTATTTGTTAACGGGAAAGTCGCCGAAAAATTTTGACCGTGATCCCGATTCAGGGGCATTAATCTGGCAAAATGAGGTCACGGTTAGCCCCGGTTTAAAGAAAATTTTGACGAAAATGCTTGAGCCTGATGTGCGCGAACGTTTTAAGACTGCTGATGAGTTGTGGACAGCTTTAGATGTGACCTCTTTTGAGCAGAGTATGAGTGTTAGTGCTTCTACTAAGGGCTTTGTGGGGGTGGAAGGCGATGATTTGACGGTGTCGGATGGTTCTAGTTTGACGGGCGCTTCTTCGGCAACGGAGCAGTTAAGACGGGCAATTACAAACCGCCGTAGTCAGAATGCGGTTAAGAGGAATGTGACAATAAAGTGGGATCAGGATACTTTTACTTCTGCTTATCATAATGGGAAGAAGGATTTTAGTGATCAGGAGCTTAGTAATCTTAATTTTAGTGGCTTAAAGTTAGGTCGTTTTGTTTTTCGTAATGCTCAGTTGGAAGATATTGTTTGTGTGGAAAGCAATTTTTCTCAGGCTAATTTTTATAACGCTAGTTTGAAGGGCGCTGATTTTACTAATGCTAATTTATTTCAGACTTATTTAGCTAAAGCTAATTTGGAGGGCGCTGATTTTCGGGGGGCAAACCTAGCCAGTGCTGATTTTACTAATGCTAATCTTAAGGATGCCAATTTTTGTGGTGCTAATCTGAAGAATGCTAAAGTCAATCAAAGTCAGCTTAAAGAGGCAAAGATTAATTGGGGTACGACTTTTCCTGATGGAAATAGGCGCTGGTGGAAGGTTTTTTAA
- a CDS encoding YtxH domain-containing protein, whose protein sequence is MSDKNNRNLAFWGGLLLGGSAGALVALLTAPRSGKETRQILQKTADALPDMAEDISTTVKINSSRLSASTVSNWENTLLRLRQAIASGIEASEEEIKSVTDTDKTDKTIE, encoded by the coding sequence ATGAGTGATAAAAATAATCGCAATCTGGCTTTTTGGGGCGGTTTACTATTGGGGGGAAGTGCAGGGGCGCTCGTGGCTTTATTAACCGCACCAAGATCAGGCAAGGAAACCCGTCAGATTTTGCAAAAAACCGCCGATGCTTTACCCGATATGGCGGAAGATATTTCTACCACTGTAAAAATTAACAGTAGTCGTTTGTCAGCTTCTACCGTCAGTAATTGGGAAAATACTTTACTGAGGTTACGTCAAGCTATTGCTTCTGGTATTGAAGCTAGTGAAGAAGAAATTAAGTCTGTCACTGATACAGATAAAACAGACAAAACTATAGAGTAA
- the cbiQ gene encoding cobalt ECF transporter T component CbiQ: MKLLLDQYAHLDSPLHRWQGKSKFIAFFSLIFSFAFVQKLSLLPLVIIITFLLFYISKLPLTFLLSRLKYPGIFIFGVILVLPFFAGETVIFSWGFLSIKSEGILTVILIVTRFVCILTISLVLFGTAPFLVTLKTLKSLGLSPILNDMMLLTYRYLEEISNRLLMMRRALKLKGFNGQKLTLRNLQIIANLISSLLIRSYDQSKLVYQAMILRGYGYDSPDKKPIKEEINYQHWFNCGVMVTISALLMVLQWL; encoded by the coding sequence ATGAAATTATTATTAGATCAATATGCCCATTTAGACTCTCCTCTGCATCGATGGCAAGGAAAGTCAAAGTTTATTGCTTTTTTTAGTCTTATTTTTAGTTTTGCTTTTGTGCAAAAGCTAAGTTTATTACCCTTGGTAATTATTATTACCTTTCTTCTTTTTTATATTTCTAAATTACCTTTAACTTTTTTATTATCTCGTCTCAAGTATCCGGGTATTTTTATCTTCGGAGTAATATTAGTTTTACCTTTTTTTGCTGGTGAAACTGTCATTTTTTCTTGGGGCTTTTTAAGTATTAAATCAGAAGGAATATTAACAGTTATTTTAATAGTTACTCGTTTCGTTTGTATTCTGACTATTTCTTTAGTTTTATTCGGCACAGCGCCCTTCCTCGTTACCTTAAAAACTTTGAAATCATTAGGATTATCTCCCATTCTTAACGATATGATGTTATTAACTTATCGTTATTTAGAAGAAATCAGCAACCGCTTATTGATGATGCGAAGGGCGCTGAAATTAAAAGGATTTAACGGACAAAAATTAACCCTGCGTAACTTACAAATTATTGCCAATTTAATTAGTAGTTTATTGATTAGAAGTTATGACCAATCAAAATTAGTATATCAAGCCATGATATTAAGAGGCTATGGATATGATTCCCCTGATAAAAAACCGATAAAAGAAGAAATTAATTATCAACACTGGTTTAATTGTGGCGTAATGGTGACAATTAGCGCCCTTCTCATGGTTTTACAATGGCTATAA
- the groL gene encoding chaperonin GroEL (60 kDa chaperone family; promotes refolding of misfolded polypeptides especially under stressful conditions; forms two stacked rings of heptamers to form a barrel-shaped 14mer; ends can be capped by GroES; misfolded proteins enter the barrel where they are refolded when GroES binds) has product MAKIVSFKDESRRALEEGVNALANAVKVTLGPKGRNVLLGKKYGAPEIVKDGVSVAKEIELENPSQNAGARLVREVASKTKDIAGDGTTTATVIAQAMIKEGLKNVTAGANPVALRRGIEKAINLVVKEIEAIAKPVEGDVISQVATVSAGNDEEIGRMIADAMDKVTKDGVITVEESKSLATELEVVEGMQIDRGYLSPYFVTDQEKQIVDFENCFVLVTDKKISSIADLVPVLENVARSSAPLLIIAEDIDGEALATLVVNKARGVLNVAAIKAPSFGDRRKAMLEDIAILTGGRVISEDIGLSLDTVTLDMLGKARRVTIEKDNTTMVADGSSKGDVDKRVAQIRKQLAETDSEYDMEKLQERIAKLAGGVAVIKVGAATETELKERKLRIQDALNATKAAVEEGIIPGGGATLVHLMAKVEEFKKTLTIDEEKTGAEIVIKALAAPLHQIATNAGVEGAVVVEKVRESAPNIGYNALTGVYEDLLQAGIVDPAKVVRSSLQNASSIAGMILTTEALVVEKPAPEAPMPDMGGGMGMPGMGGMGMPGMM; this is encoded by the coding sequence ATGGCTAAAATTGTATCTTTTAAAGATGAATCTCGTCGCGCCTTAGAAGAAGGGGTAAACGCCCTCGCTAATGCGGTAAAAGTAACCTTAGGTCCTAAGGGTAGAAATGTACTATTAGGTAAAAAATATGGAGCGCCCGAAATCGTTAAAGATGGCGTCTCTGTTGCTAAAGAAATTGAGTTGGAAAACCCCTCACAAAACGCTGGGGCAAGATTAGTTAGGGAAGTGGCATCCAAAACTAAAGATATTGCTGGAGATGGCACCACTACCGCTACGGTTATCGCCCAAGCGATGATTAAAGAAGGTTTAAAAAACGTTACTGCCGGTGCTAATCCTGTGGCTTTACGTCGTGGCATCGAGAAAGCTATCAATTTAGTAGTAAAAGAAATTGAAGCCATAGCTAAACCTGTGGAAGGAGATGTTATCTCTCAGGTGGCTACGGTTTCTGCTGGTAATGATGAGGAAATCGGTCGAATGATTGCCGATGCTATGGATAAAGTTACCAAAGATGGCGTTATCACGGTGGAAGAATCCAAGTCTTTAGCCACTGAATTAGAAGTGGTGGAAGGAATGCAAATTGATCGGGGTTATCTTTCTCCCTATTTTGTCACGGATCAAGAAAAACAAATTGTTGATTTTGAAAACTGTTTTGTTTTAGTCACTGATAAAAAAATTAGCTCTATTGCTGATTTAGTGCCTGTATTAGAAAATGTAGCGCGCTCCAGCGCCCCTCTCCTCATCATCGCCGAAGACATTGACGGCGAAGCCTTGGCAACTCTTGTGGTTAACAAAGCTAGGGGAGTTTTAAATGTGGCTGCCATTAAAGCACCTAGTTTTGGTGATCGCCGTAAGGCTATGTTAGAAGATATTGCTATCTTAACGGGTGGTCGGGTGATTTCTGAGGACATCGGTTTGAGTTTAGACACCGTTACCCTCGATATGTTGGGTAAAGCTCGCCGTGTCACCATCGAGAAAGATAATACCACCATGGTGGCAGATGGTAGCAGTAAAGGTGATGTGGATAAGCGTGTGGCTCAAATCCGTAAACAATTAGCGGAAACTGATTCGGAATATGATATGGAAAAATTACAAGAGCGCATCGCTAAATTAGCTGGTGGTGTAGCTGTAATTAAAGTGGGCGCTGCTACGGAAACGGAGTTAAAAGAGCGTAAATTACGCATTCAAGATGCCCTCAACGCTACTAAAGCGGCAGTTGAAGAAGGTATTATCCCCGGTGGTGGTGCTACTTTAGTTCATTTAATGGCAAAAGTTGAGGAATTTAAGAAGACTTTAACCATTGATGAAGAAAAGACGGGCGCTGAAATTGTTATTAAAGCCTTAGCTGCACCTTTACACCAAATCGCCACTAATGCTGGGGTGGAGGGCGCTGTGGTAGTTGAGAAAGTCAGAGAATCAGCTCCTAATATCGGTTACAATGCCTTAACTGGAGTCTATGAAGACTTATTACAAGCTGGAATTGTTGACCCCGCTAAAGTAGTACGTTCGTCCTTGCAAAATGCTAGTTCTATTGCTGGAATGATTTTAACCACTGAAGCGTTAGTAGTGGAAAAACCAGCGCCCGAAGCCCCTATGCCTGACATGGGTGGTGGCATGGGTATGCCCGGTATGGGTGGCATGGGTATGCCCGGTATGATGTAA
- the pilM gene encoding type IV pilus assembly protein PilM → MFDFLSNILGGQSKGVGIEINPDRISLAQLSKKGTQYKLIKYQSLEVPEGIFEEGQITDSTALAELIDQLLKEAKIKPKQVATAVPMREAIIRILPIPAELNDLELQDMVLNHEAALYLPYPREEVDLDYQKLGYFVDEDGIEKVQVLLVATRRENTDTYLETFQQAGLTVNILEINSFALIRTIKEQLKQFTESEAVVLVDIEFDSTEIAIIVEGVPQFSRTIPIGTYQMQTALAQAMNLPTSKNTEILQEITIPNNPDQTSSSTTSSQTWINPGMDSLLRVLGELVDELRRSVNFYLNQSGDKEVVQILLAGPGSGLAQIDEFFTKKLSLPATQIDPVASLGITMKDDLTGMERAGLGTVLGLGMRMS, encoded by the coding sequence ATGTTTGATTTTCTAAGTAATATACTGGGGGGGCAAAGTAAAGGTGTGGGGATTGAAATTAATCCTGACCGAATTTCTTTAGCCCAATTAAGCAAAAAAGGAACGCAATATAAATTAATAAAATATCAATCTTTAGAAGTACCAGAGGGTATCTTTGAAGAAGGACAAATCACTGATTCCACTGCCTTAGCAGAATTAATCGATCAACTATTAAAAGAAGCTAAAATTAAACCAAAACAAGTGGCAACCGCAGTGCCGATGCGTGAAGCCATTATCAGGATTTTACCTATTCCTGCGGAGTTAAATGATTTGGAATTGCAAGATATGGTTTTAAACCATGAAGCCGCCTTATATCTTCCCTACCCCAGAGAAGAAGTAGATTTAGACTATCAAAAATTGGGCTATTTTGTGGATGAGGATGGTATCGAAAAGGTGCAAGTTTTATTAGTGGCAACTCGCCGAGAAAACACTGATACTTACCTCGAAACTTTTCAACAAGCTGGTTTAACCGTTAATATCTTGGAAATTAATAGTTTTGCTTTAATTCGTACCATTAAAGAACAATTGAAACAGTTTACCGAATCTGAAGCAGTGGTATTGGTGGATATTGAATTTGATAGTACCGAAATTGCTATTATCGTGGAAGGTGTACCGCAATTTTCTCGTACTATTCCCATTGGTACTTACCAGATGCAAACGGCTTTAGCCCAAGCCATGAATTTACCCACCTCGAAAAATACGGAAATTTTACAGGAAATTACCATCCCTAACAATCCAGATCAAACTTCCAGTAGCACCACCAGCAGTCAAACTTGGATTAATCCGGGTATGGATTCATTATTAAGGGTTTTAGGGGAATTAGTGGATGAGTTGCGCCGCTCGGTTAATTTTTATCTTAATCAAAGTGGTGATAAGGAAGTAGTACAAATACTCTTAGCTGGACCGGGATCGGGCTTGGCACAAATCGACGAATTTTTTACCAAAAAATTAAGTCTTCCTGCCACACAAATTGATCCCGTTGCCTCATTGGGCATTACAATGAAAGATGATTTAACGGGTATGGAACGGGCTGGACTCGGAACTGTACTTGGTTTAGGTATGAGGATGAGCTAG
- a CDS encoding pentapeptide repeat-containing protein yields MSIIYCLNPHCENPQNDTKTKKCRSCGSNLILHKRYVAIKKIGRGGFGTTYLAVDMAQKNKYCVVKQLEPATTNPDSYKTALDLFSREAKTMAKLEHTQIPRLLNYFEEREQFYLIQDFILGKDLEKEVKKGGTYQESSAKSFLRSLLPVLKYIHSQKVIHRDIKPGNILKEKETKKLYLIDFGAVKEQVNTQLMNASPQSAFTKISVGTMGFAPPEQLAMRPVYSSDIYALAATCIYLLTGKAPKDMCDNSTGELQWEKYTAVTPNFAKVLNKMLELDVRKRFASADEVIQALELVPYEQELAGGMVNLSATKDIIGHDDEDSSADLTVSGLTSQNLADAIRKRREKANNPQKSNPSVPVMTTPKMQLTPDLIYQEYGRGNRNFSQQVLSGFDLEGLKLTGASFSQSKLIGVNLEKANLYRTNFVGANLAQANLKEAILKRAELYKANLKNADLTGADLQKANLEEASLKDANLCGANLTGAKVNEEQLKLAKTNWRTLFPDGKRKWW; encoded by the coding sequence ATGAGCATTATCTATTGCCTAAATCCCCATTGTGAAAATCCACAAAATGACACTAAAACCAAAAAGTGTCGTAGCTGTGGTTCAAATCTGATTCTCCATAAACGTTATGTAGCCATAAAAAAAATTGGTCGAGGTGGATTTGGTACAACTTATTTGGCAGTGGATATGGCTCAAAAAAATAAGTATTGTGTGGTAAAACAACTTGAACCAGCGACCACTAATCCTGATTCCTATAAAACAGCATTAGATTTGTTTAGCCGAGAGGCAAAAACTATGGCGAAGCTGGAGCATACTCAAATTCCTCGTCTCTTGAATTATTTTGAAGAAAGAGAACAGTTTTACTTGATTCAAGATTTTATTTTAGGAAAAGACTTAGAGAAAGAAGTTAAAAAAGGTGGTACTTATCAGGAATCTTCTGCTAAAAGTTTTTTAAGAAGTTTATTGCCTGTATTAAAATATATTCACTCCCAAAAAGTAATTCATCGTGATATTAAACCGGGGAATATCTTAAAAGAAAAAGAAACGAAAAAATTATATTTAATCGATTTTGGGGCAGTTAAAGAACAGGTTAACACTCAGTTGATGAACGCTAGTCCCCAAAGTGCTTTTACCAAAATTTCCGTTGGGACAATGGGTTTCGCCCCACCAGAGCAGTTGGCAATGCGCCCTGTCTATTCCAGTGATATTTATGCCTTAGCCGCTACTTGTATCTATCTTTTGACGGGTAAAGCTCCCAAGGATATGTGCGATAACAGTACGGGTGAACTACAATGGGAAAAATATACAGCAGTAACACCTAATTTTGCCAAAGTCTTAAATAAGATGTTGGAACTGGACGTACGTAAACGTTTTGCTTCAGCAGATGAAGTAATACAGGCTCTGGAATTAGTACCTTATGAGCAAGAGTTGGCAGGGGGAATGGTTAATTTAAGTGCCACTAAGGATATTATCGGTCATGATGACGAAGATTCTTCAGCAGATTTAACAGTCTCTGGCTTGACTTCGCAGAATTTAGCAGATGCTATTCGCAAGAGAAGAGAAAAGGCAAATAATCCTCAAAAATCTAATCCTAGTGTACCTGTTATGACCACTCCGAAGATGCAATTAACCCCTGATTTGATTTATCAGGAATATGGGCGCGGAAATCGTAATTTTAGTCAACAGGTATTGAGTGGTTTTGATTTGGAAGGTTTAAAATTAACGGGTGCTAGTTTTTCTCAGAGTAAGTTAATTGGGGTTAATTTGGAGAAAGCTAATTTATATCGTACTAATTTTGTGGGAGCTAATTTAGCTCAGGCTAATTTGAAAGAGGCTATTTTAAAACGGGCGGAGTTATATAAGGCTAATTTGAAAAATGCTGATTTGACTGGTGCTGATTTACAAAAAGCTAATTTAGAAGAAGCTAGTTTAAAGGATGCTAATTTATGTGGAGCGAATTTGACGGGCGCTAAGGTGAATGAGGAACAACTGAAGTTAGCTAAGACTAATTGGCGCACTTTATTTCCTGATGGTAAGAGGAAGTGGTGGTAA
- a CDS encoding cytochrome c biogenesis protein → MSISSSNINQSSNFYKVIRKSISLIADLRLAIILLLVIAVFSISGTVIEQNQSLNYYQQNYPENPALFGFLTWQVLVKVGLNHVYTTWWYLAILVLFGSSLITCTFKRQLPALKSAQNWKYYQKSQEFNKLAFSAELTINYPEKIKDILSAKGYKVHEENNYLYAQKGLVGKIGPIIVHIGMIVILLGAIWGAFTGFFAQEMIDAGDTFKISNFIEAGRLTDLQKPQRFTVKVNDFWIDYSATGAVDQFYSDLSIIGQNGEELKRETIFVNQPLRYGGVTFYQTDWNISAVKVQLNNSPIFQLPMAELPIAGKGKIWGTWIPTKPDMSEGVSLVTKDLQGTMFVYDMEGKLISALRPNMPVVVNGINLKVLDLVGATGLQIKSDPGVPIVYLGFALLMIGVMMSYVSFSQVWLLEEDKSTYFGGKTNRALVTFEREMLEIIEQI, encoded by the coding sequence ATGAGTATTTCATCATCAAACATTAATCAAAGTTCAAATTTTTATAAAGTTATTCGTAAAAGTATTTCTTTAATCGCTGATTTACGTTTAGCAATTATTCTCTTATTAGTAATCGCTGTTTTTAGTATTAGTGGTACAGTTATTGAGCAAAATCAAAGCCTTAATTATTATCAACAAAACTATCCTGAAAATCCAGCTTTATTTGGCTTTTTAACTTGGCAAGTTCTAGTAAAAGTAGGCTTAAATCATGTTTATACTACTTGGTGGTATTTGGCAATTTTGGTTCTATTTGGAAGTAGTTTAATTACTTGTACGTTTAAACGTCAGTTACCTGCTCTAAAAAGTGCTCAAAATTGGAAATATTATCAAAAATCACAAGAATTTAATAAACTGGCTTTTAGTGCTGAGTTAACGATTAATTATCCAGAAAAAATCAAAGATATTCTATCAGCAAAAGGTTATAAAGTTCATGAAGAAAATAATTATTTATATGCTCAAAAAGGTTTAGTGGGTAAAATAGGACCTATTATTGTTCATATTGGAATGATAGTTATTTTGTTAGGTGCAATTTGGGGTGCTTTTACTGGTTTTTTTGCTCAAGAAATGATCGATGCAGGAGATACTTTTAAGATTAGTAATTTCATTGAAGCTGGAAGGTTGACTGATTTACAAAAACCGCAAAGATTTACGGTGAAAGTTAATGATTTTTGGATTGATTATAGTGCAACGGGCGCTGTTGATCAGTTTTATTCTGATTTATCGATTATTGGTCAAAATGGAGAAGAATTGAAAAGAGAAACTATTTTTGTTAATCAACCTTTGCGTTACGGTGGAGTGACATTTTATCAAACTGACTGGAATATTTCCGCCGTAAAAGTACAATTAAATAATAGTCCAATTTTTCAATTACCTATGGCAGAATTACCCATTGCAGGAAAAGGGAAAATATGGGGAACTTGGATACCCACAAAACCAGATATGAGTGAAGGAGTTTCCCTCGTGACAAAAGACTTACAAGGTACAATGTTTGTCTATGATATGGAAGGCAAATTAATCAGCGCCCTCCGCCCTAATATGCCTGTGGTGGTGAATGGTATTAATCTAAAAGTATTAGATTTGGTAGGTGCTACGGGATTGCAAATCAAATCAGACCCGGGTGTACCCATAGTATATCTTGGTTTTGCGTTGTTGATGATCGGTGTCATGATGAGTTATGTTTCCTTTTCCCAAGTGTGGCTACTGGAAGAAGATAAGTCAACTTATTTCGGTGGTAAAACTAATCGGGCGCTGGTTACTTTTGAAAGAGAAATGTTAGAAATTATTGAGCAAATATAA